The following are from one region of the Periophthalmus magnuspinnatus isolate fPerMag1 chromosome 5, fPerMag1.2.pri, whole genome shotgun sequence genome:
- the ghrh gene encoding somatoliberin isoform X2: protein MHFQLWSFFLGLPTPAVTVMMEKAVLLVLFCLFVTLSGSPLYPSIRFGQRDTSILMTSSLESPAQLKEDSTQTERAEIRLGRHADAIFTNGYRKVLGQISARKFLQTIMGKRLGLRS from the exons atgcattttcaaCTCTGGTCATTTTTTCTTGGTTTGCCCACTCCTGCAGTTACTGTGATGATGGAGAAAGCAGTTTTGCTGGTGCTCTTCTGTCTTTTTGTGACTCTATCAGGCTCACCTCTCTATCCATCTATTAG GTTTGGGCAAAGAGATACATCAATTCTTATGACATCATCTCTGGAAAGCCCAGCACAGCTAAAAGAAGACAGCACTCAGACGGAGCGAGCTGAAATACG ATTAGGACGCCACGCAGACGCCATATTCACAAACGGTTACAGGAAAGTACTTGGTCAAATCTCTGCCAGAAAATTCCTCCAAACAATAATGGGCAAACGACTTGG ACTGCGGAGTTGA
- the ghrh gene encoding somatoliberin isoform X1: MMEKAVLLVLFCLFVTLSGSPLYPSIRFGQRDTSILMTSSLESPAQLKEDSTQTERAEIRLGRHADAIFTNGYRKVLGQISARKFLQTIMGKRLGEEVEGYMKRQSNIYKGTYKEDLTSIQSNHRFTGLHDDDLLKPRLASALVISAIFNMK; the protein is encoded by the exons ATGATGGAGAAAGCAGTTTTGCTGGTGCTCTTCTGTCTTTTTGTGACTCTATCAGGCTCACCTCTCTATCCATCTATTAG GTTTGGGCAAAGAGATACATCAATTCTTATGACATCATCTCTGGAAAGCCCAGCACAGCTAAAAGAAGACAGCACTCAGACGGAGCGAGCTGAAATACG ATTAGGACGCCACGCAGACGCCATATTCACAAACGGTTACAGGAAAGTACTTGGTCAAATCTCTGCCAGAAAATTCCTCCAAACAATAATGGGCAAACGACTTGG GGAGGAAGTGGAGGGCTACATGAAGCGTCAGTCTAACATCTACAAAGGAACATACAAAGAGGATCTCACCTCCATTCAGAGCAACCACAGATTCACAGGGCTCCACGATGATGACCTATTGAAACCTAGGTTAGCTTCTGCTTTAGTTATTTCTGCGATATTTAACATGAAGTAA
- the LOC117371396 gene encoding bactericidal permeability-increasing protein-like, with protein MLLHAWLLLVALTTLTSGLNPGVKVKLTQKGLEYGRELGIASIQQKLKTIKLPDVSGSQKVNPIGKVSYSFTNMHIINVGLPQSAVSLVPGAGIKLSIGNAYLSLNGNWRVKYLKFIKDSGSFDLSVSGLSITTTVAVNSDETGRPTVTGNNCVASVGSVTIKFHGGASWLYNLFKDFIAKALRSALEKQICPLVADAISDVNPYLKTLNVLAKVDEYAEIQYSLVSSPVISTTSVDLSLKGEFYNVGKHQEPPFIPNVFSMPPESNNMLYLGLSSYTANSAGVVYTTAGALSLYITDDMIPASSPIRLNTQTFGAFIPQIAKHFPGLMMKLLVKAAKSPVITFESSNATITATATVTAYAIQVNGTLSPLFVLNMDGSVSAQVFVRGTRLAGSVSLNEMDLTLGTSYVGDFQVKSLDRIFQMVLKLVIIPKLNDQLAKGYPLPTIGKMKLVNTQLQIMKDYMLIGTDVQFSG; from the exons ATGCTTCTTCATGCTTGGCTCCTTCTTGTGGCATTAACCACTCTCACATCTGGCCTCAATCCAGGGGTAAAGGTTAAGCTGACACAAAAGGGCCTTGAGTATG GCAGAGAACTTGGTATAGCGTCAATCCAACAGAAACTCAAAACCATCAAGCTCCCAGATGTGTCTGGCTCACAGAAGGTTAATCCTATTGGAAAAGTTTCATACAGTTTCACAAA tatGCACATAATAAATGTTGGACTGCCCCAGTCAGCAGTGAGCCTAGTGCCAGGTGCAGGTATCAAGCTTTCCATTGGAAATGCCTACTTGAGTCTAAATGGAAACTGGAGGGTCAAATATTTGAAATTCAT AAAAGACAGCGGCTCCTTTGATTTGAGTGTGAGTGGACTGAGTATTACTACAACTGTTGCTGTCAACAGCGATGAAACAGGACGCCCTACAGTCACAGGCAACAACTGTGTTGCTTCTGTGGGCAGTGTGACAATTAAGTTTCATGGTGGCGCCAG CTGGCTGTATAACCTGTTTAAGGATTTCATTGCCAAAGCATTACGCAGCGCGTTGGAGAAACAG ATCTGCCCTTTGGTCGCAGATGCCATATCAGATGTAAATCCTTATTTGAAAACCCTCAATG TTTTGGCCAAAGTAGACGAGTATGCAGAGATCCAGTATTCACTGGTGTCATCGCCTGTCATCTCAACAACTTCTGTGGACCTAAGTTTGAAG GGTGAATTTTACAATGTCGGGAAGCACCAGGAGCCTCCTTTCATCCCAAACGTCTTCTCAATGCCACCCGAGAGTAACAACATGCTGTACCTAGGCCTATCTTCTTACACTGCCAACTCTGCAGGCGTTGTGTACACCACAGCCGGAGCCCTCAGCCTCTACATTACTGATGATATG ATCCCTGCAAGCTCCCCCATAAGACTCAACACTCAAACCTTTGGAGCGTTCATTCCACAG ATTGCCAAACACTTCCCCGGTTTGATGATGAAGTTGCTGGTTAAGGCAGCAAAAAGCCCAGTAATAACATTTGAATCCAGCAACGCAACAATCACAGCTACGGCTACTGTGACGGCCTATGCCATCCAAGTCAATGGGACCCTTTCTCCCTTGTTTGTGCTGAACATG gaTGGCAGTGTCAGTGCACAAGTGTTTGTTAGAGGAACAAGGCTGGCAGGGTCTGTCTCTCTCAATGA AATGGATTTGACCTTGGGGACAAGTTACGTTGGTGATTTTCAG GTGAAATCCCTCGACAGAATTTTCCAAATGGTTCTGAAGCTTGTGATCATCCCAAAATTGAATG ATCAACTTGCAAAGGGATACCCACTTCCTACAATTGGAAAGATGAAACTTGTGAATACCCAGTTGCAGATTATGAAG GATTACATGCTGATCGGAACCGATGTACAGTTTTCTGGATGA